The DNA window GAAGGCTAGAGAAAGCAAGCCACGGGGCCGTGGCTTGCGGTGATGTTGCGTTAACGCATCGGGTACTGCGCCAGCACCCTGGTGACGATCTGGCGAATCCTGCTGGCGCGCTCCGCCGGGCTGAGCTGGCGGTCGCTCAGGGTCTGCTCGGCGCTGCCGCGCCAGACCAGCTTGCCGTCGCGGGCATCGTGCAGGTCGATCTGCAAGGTGGCGACCTGGTATTCGATGATGCGGTTATCGGCATAGATCGACGGGCCCCAGTAGGGGTTCCAGGGACTCCCCCAGTAGCCACCGCCGCCACTGCTGAACTGCTGGGTCCGGTTGTCGACGATCAGCCAGACGCGGACCTGCAGGTCGGCAGCCCCGGATGCCGGGCGCAAGCCATGCTGGTCGAGTTGTTCGCCCACGGCTTCGCGGATGCGCTGCTCGGTCAGGCCGCTCTGGATGCGCGGATCAGTTGGGCGGAACTGCACGGCGGGCTCCATCCAGCTCCAGGTGCGGTAGGCGGAAAAGTCCCGGGTCGGATCGAAGTCACGCTGCACGGTCTGGCTCTGGCACGCGGCGAGCAGCAACAGCGCGGGGATCAGTAGAAGTTGCCGTAGCATGGTCGTTCTCCTGAAAATTCTGACCTTGGCAGTCTACGCCGAAAATGGCTGTGGCCCATCCTGGGCCGTGCATATTTCCTGGGCAACTTCCTTCGCACGTTCATGGGAGACGGTGCTTGTATCTGCAGCCCTCTCCCCAGCCCTCTCCCGCAAGCGGGAGAGGGGGCGAATCCCTGTGCATCTTTCTCGGGCGGCTCTTCAATAGAGGTCGCGCCGATAGCGTCCCTGGTTGTCCAGCTGCTGCAGTTTGGCTTCCCCCAGCACGCCGGCGAGTATCTGCTGAACCTCCCGCCCCATGCCTTCCAGGCTGCCGCACAGGTAGAGGGCGGCGCCCTTGTCGACCCAGCGGCGCAGTTCGTCGGCGTTGTCGCGTAGCACGTGCTGGACATAGCGGCGCTCCGGCTGGTCGCGGGAGAAAGCCAGGTCCAGGCGTTGCAGGTGGCCGTCGCGTAGCCAGTCGCACAGTTCCTGCTGGCAGAGAAAGTCATGGGCACGATTGCGCTCGCCGAACAGCAGCCAGTTGGGCGCGGCGTTCTGGCTGCGCTGGCGCTCGCGCAGGTGAGCTCTCAATCCGGCCAGGCCGCTGCCGTTGCCGATCAGGATCATGGGGGTTGTCGATGCCGGGCCGTGGAAGCCCGGGTTGCTGCGGATGCGCAAATCGATGTCGCCACCGACCGGGGCATGCAGGCAGAGCCAGCCGGAACCCAGGCCGGGGTGACCGTTGCGCCCTTGTACCTGGCGGACCAGCAGTTGCAGATGGCCATCGGCAGGCACCGAGGCGATGGAGTATTCGCGGTGTGGCAGTGGTTCCAGGTGGTCGAACAGTGCCTGCGGCGACAGCCCGCGCAGGCTGTCCATGTCCGTGGGTAAGCGTCGGCGGGCCAGGGCCTGGCCCAGTGTTTCGCCGTTTTTCAGCACGGCCAGGGGATCGTGCTCCAGGCGCTGCAGCAAGGCCTGGACGTCGGCCTCGGCATGGCGTGGCCCGATTTCCGCGATATCGCCCGCCTGCCAGTCGCCATGCTTGGCTTGCAGGGTCAGCAGGTACAGGGGGGCGCCTGCGCTGCCGGGGTTGAGGCAACGGCGTTCGACCAGTGTCCAGGGCTGGTAGTCGGGCGCTTGCCAGTCGCTGAAGTCCTGGCTGCCGCTGAGGTGGCCCAACTGTTGCTGCCAGTGCCTGAGGGTACCGGCATCGCAGCGGTCGGCTTCCAGCCGGTCGAACAGCGGTAGGGCGCCCTGGGCGCGCAACTCGGTGTCGAGGCGGCGGCCAAAGGCGCAGAAGTGTGTGTACTGGTTATCGCCAAGGGCCAGTACGGCGTAGTGCAGGTCGCGTAATGCGTGCTTGCCTGCCTGTAGCTGACGCTCGAAGCGGGCGGCGCTGTCCGGTGCCTCGCCTTCGCCATAGGTGCTGACGATGAACAGCACCTGACGGTAGTCGCGTAGCTGTCGCGGCTCCAGTTGCTCCAGCGACAGTACAGGGCTGTAGACCCCAGCGTCTTGCAGTTGTGCCGCGCTGTTGCGGGCAATCTGCAAGGCCTGGCCACCCTGGCTGGCATAGGCGATCAACAGGTCGCCTCCCGTTGCCGGCACGGGTGGCCGACGATGGCGACGCCAGGTGTCCAGGCACAGGCCAAGATAGGCCAGGACGACCAGGCTGGCCGACATTTCCCGCGCGGGTTGCCAGACGAGCAGCACCACGCCCAGCAGCAGGCAGGCTGCCCAGGGGACGTGGCGTGTCCAGGTACGGCTCGCCGGCATTATTGCGGCAGCACTTCCAGGGTTGCGCTGTAGCTGGCGCGGCGTTCGCTGGCCGGCTTGACCACACCCGCGCTGGTTTTCAGCTCGGCTTCCAGCCAGTACATGCCTGCCGTTGGCCAGGTGATGGCAACCTTGCCCTGGGCGTCGGTCTTCAGGTTGATTTCGCCAAGGTCGTCGCGGTAGCGGTTGCCGCCGGGGATCACGCTGATCTCGACGCCGGCCGCCGGCTTGCCGTCGAGGAGGAAGGCGAACTCGGCGGTTTCACCGGCGAACAGGTCGTTGGGGTGGGTGATCGGTGCCAGTTCCAGGCCCTTGCCGGTGGTCTTGAGGACGGTTTCGGTCGGGTTGCCGGAGGTGACGAAGACTTCCATGCGGGTGTCGCTCTGGCTGACCTTCAGGTCGCTGGCCTTGCTCGGGACTTCCTTGGCAAAGCGCTCGGCACTGCCCATCCAGCGGCGGTGCTCGCCGTTCTCCTTCCAGGAGGCGAACAGACCGCTGTTGGCCACGGCGATCTTGTAGGTGCCTTTCTGCTTCAGTTCCACATCGAAGGTGCTGCGGTAGCGGCCGATACTGCCGTTTTCCGCCTTGGCCGGGCTGCCATCGGGTGCGAACAGTTGCAATTGTGCCGCCGGGCGCGGACGGGCGCCCGGTGCTTGCTGGTCGAGATTGCCAATGCCTTGCAGGCGCAGCGGAAAGTGTTCGAAGTAGAACAGGTCGTTGGACACGGCGGCATCCACGGTGACCCAGGGCGCCTCGCCGGAAAGCACCGTCGCCGACGGCAGCAGCCAGGCGCGGTGGGCCTGGGCGGAGAAGGGCAGGCAGGCGGCCAGGGCCACCGCGGTCCATTTGATGATGGGTTTCATGGGTATTCCTTATGGGGTCAGTTCGAGGGAGAGCGCACCCAGTTCGCTGTTGCCCTGGGCGCCGTGCTGCTGGGGTTGCTCGATGGGCCAGGTGAACGGGATGCGCACCTGTTCGCGGCCGCCGACTTCACGGGCCGCTTCCACCACCAGGTAGTACTCGCCTGCGGGCAGGTCCTTGAGGGGCGCGCGGCTGTCATCGAAGGTCAGGCTGTGGCTACCCACCGGCCGGGTGGCGCCGCTGACGCCATCGACCGGCAGTTCCAGGCTGCGACCGCTGCGTCGCCACCACTGGCGCAGGTCGTTCAGCCATTTCTCGCCTTCCTTGTCCTGCATCTTTACGTCGTACCAGACGGCCAGGTTGGCGCGATGGCTCTGGTCGGCGTTCTGCAGCCAGATGGCGACGTAGGGGCGGTGGTATTCGGCGACTTGCAGGCGCGGTATCTCGACCGTCACCTCCAGGCTGGCGGCCCACAGCGGGGCGCTGAACAGCGCCAATGGCAGCAACAGATGTTTACGCATGGAGTGTCCTCAGTGGATGAATAGCAGGGCCAGCAACAGCGGCAGCACCAGGCCCAGGCCGACCAGAGGCCAGGTGCTCGGGCGTCCGGCGGCATGCCGCTGCAACAGCAGCAGGCCGGTGATGCTGAAGATCACGCAGGCCACGGCGAAGAGGTCGATGAACCAGCTCCAGGCCGTGCCGCTGTGGCGTCCCTTGTGCAGGTCGTTGAAGTAGGCGACCCAGCCACGGTCGGTGGATTCGTATTCCAGCTCGCCGGACTCGAGCGCAAGGCTCAGCCAGGCATCGCCGCCTGGGCGGGAGAGGGCGATATAGAGTTCACCGTCGCTCCACTCGGCTTCGCCGGCAAGGAGTGCAGCGTCGACCTCATCCTCCAGCCAGGTGCGCAGCTCGGTTGGCAGCCCCTGCGTGGGCGGATGCTCCAGCAGTCGGGCCTGCAGGTCGCCCGGCAAGCGGGCTTCATGCTGGCTGATCCTGGGCCGGGACTCGATCTGTGCCGCGTGGTTGAGGGTGATACCGGTGATGGCGAACAGCAGCATGCCGACCAGGCAGAGTGCCGAACTGATCCAGTGCCATTGGCGTAGGGTGCCGAGCCAGAGTCGCATACGAAGCCTTGGCGTATCTTGCGGGAAGCGGGATGTTAATGGGCTGGCAGTGGGGCGGGCGGAAATTTACATGGCCTATACACTTTCGGCTCCAGTGATGGTCCGACTGGCCGGAATCCGGCCAGTCGGACGTTCTTTCATCAGAAGTCGATGGTTGCCGACAGCCAGAGGCGGCGGCCTTCTTCCAGCGTGCCGGACGTGGATTGGGCTGCCTGGATATAGTGCGAAGCCCAGCCGGTGGTGCCGGTGTTGGTGGTGTAGTAGGTGCCTTTGGTGAAGTCCTTGTCGAACATGTTGTAGAGGGTGGCGTTCAGGGTCACGTTGTCGGATGCCTTGAAGGAGCCGCCCAGGTGGAAGACCTCGTAGGCTTTCAGGTCGCCGACCTGATCCTGCACGGCCTTGTTCGCGGCGGAGAGCTGGGCATAGCGATCGGTGAAGCGCGAGCGGTCGCCCCGGTATTCGCCCTTGAACCACAGGGTCAGGCGGTCGGTGGTGTTCCAGCTCAGGCGGGCATGGGCCATGTGCTTGGCCAGGTTGCTCAGCGGCGCGCCCTTGTTGTTGCCACTTTGCTGCTCACTGTCGGTGTAGGTGTAGTTCACGGCCAGGGCCCAGGCCGGTGCGAACGCCCAGTGTCCGGCGACTTCGACGCCCTGTGTCAGCGCCTTGCCGATGTTGGTGCTCTGGGAGAACTCATCTTGGGTGAAGCCTGAACCGTAGCTGACGCAGCCTGGCAGGTTCGGTGATCCGGACGAGAAGCAGTTGGGCAGTGGAGTGCCGCTGTCGATCTTGTCCTTGAACTTGTTGTGGAACAGCGTGGCGTTCGCGTCGAAGCCGGCCAGGTTGTCGTAGTAGACGCCGAACTCGGTGTTGGTGGAGATTTCCGGGTCGAGACCCGGGCTGCCAATGGTGATGGTCGCGCCCTGGGCGGTCACGCCATTGATGCCGTCGTGCAACTGGTTGAGGGTCGGGGTCTTGTAGCCTCGGCTTACGCCGCCCTTGAGGGTCCAGTTGTCCGTGGTGTTCCAGACCAGGTAGGCGCGCGGGCTGACGTGACCCCCGAAGGCTTCGTGGTCTTCGTAGCGTGCGCCCAGGGTCAGGGCGAGGTCGTGGCGCAGGCGCCACTCGTCTTCGGCGAACAGTGCCCAGGAGGTTTGCTGGAATTTTTCGGATGCGATGCCGTCCTCGACTTCTGCGTCCCAGTACTGGCCACCGACAGTGACCGTATGGGCGTCGCCGATGGAGCTGGTCAGTTTGCTATCGAGGATCAGGTCGGTCGATTTCAGCTTGCGGTCGTTGCCGATCACGATCGACGGGAAACCGACGTAGGAGTTGCCGATGGGAATCCCGGGGATGGTGCGGCCCAGGGTTTCCGTGGTGCTGTGGGTCAGGCTGCTGTCGAGGGTGCCGAAGCCCAGGCGGGCGGTGTGGGTCAGTGCGAACTGGTCCCTTTCGAAGCGCAGTTCGTCCTTGTAACCGTTGGCACGGGTCGGCGCGTTGGTGGTGCAACCAGCCGTGGCGCTGCCACCGTTCTTGCCGTCGAGGTTGCCGAGCTGGCAGTCGTCGTTGTCATAGACCTGCCGGCCCCGCTCGAAGTCCAGCGAGAAGTCGTGGTTCTCATGGGGCGTCAGGGTCAGGCGGGCGCCGAGGGTGTTGTTGCGGCCTTCGACGGGGGAGGCGCCGCGCTTGCTCACGGTCGAATCGTCGCTGAAGGCCAGGTCCGACTCGCCACGGTCGTAGAGACTACCGCGCAGCGACAGGCCGAGCAGGCCTTCGATCAGTGGACCGCTGCTGTAGATGCTGGTCTTGCTGGACTCGCCGTAGTCCCGGTTTTCCTGGAAGGTGTGATCGAGGCTGATCGATGTGCCCCATTCCGCGGCCACTTTCTTGGTGATGATGTTCACCACCCCGCCCATGGCGTCGGAGCCATAAAGCGTCGACATTGGCCCGCGAATCACTTCGATGCGTTCGATCGCCGACATGGGCGGCATGAAGCTGGTGGAGGTTTCGTTGAAGCCGTTGGGGGTCACGTTCCCGGCCGCATTCTGCCGGCGGCCATCGATCAGGATCAGTGTGTAGTCGCTGGGCATGCCTCGGATGCTGATGTTCAAGCCGCCGGTCTTGCCGGTCCCCTGCCGGACATCGATGCCTTCCACGTCTTCCAGGGCCTGGGCCAGGTTGCTATAGCGCTTCTGTTGCAGATCTTCCTGGCTGATGACGCTGATGCTGGCGGGCGCTTCGGTGATCTTCTGTTCGAAGCCCGAGGCGCTGACGACGACGTTACCGAGATCCAGTGTATTGGCACTGGCATGCAGGCTGGTCGCCAGGGTGATGGCGGTCGCCAGCAGGGTGCGAGAGGCATGAGGGGACATTGATGAACAGCTCCTTCCGTTAATTTTTGGCGAAAGGACGGTAATCATTATCAAATGCGGTTTGTTCTTTTTGCCGGTTTCAAAATATTTCCTGGCAGGAAAAGTGCTATGAAAGTACCGATCTAGAGGCGTTCATTCAATTTGTTAACTTTGTAAGTGATGATCGCTCGCAAATACGTATGATGGATGCCTGCGTGGGAAATGGCGCGCAAGTGGTCATCGTTCGTATGCGAACATGCTGTGACGGAGGGTGGTATTCGTCTCTGAGGCCGCAATTGAATTCGCCTTTGGGCGCGTTATGGGATATCAACGTGCCCTTCGTGGTGGGATTTCCAGTCAAGGAGTTGTCGTGGCCCGCGGTGTCGTTCTATCGGTTCTGGCGTCATGCCTGTTTGGGGTTCTTTATTACTACTCGACACTGCTGTCGCCCCTGGGCGGCGAGTCGGTATTCGCCTGGCGGATGCTGCTGACATTCCCGTTCGCCACGCTGTTCATCGTCTATTCCGGGGAATGGAAGCTGGTCAGTGGGTTGTTCGCCCGGATACGCGCCCAGCCGGTGTTGCTGCCATTGCTGGTCCTGAGCGCTTTATTGCTGGCGGTGCAATTGTGGTTGTTCATGTGGGCGCCACTGCATGGGCGTGGGCTGCAGGTTTCGCTGGGGTACTTCATGTTGCCGCTGACCATGGTGCTGGCAGGCTTTCTGGTCTATCGCGAGCATTTGTCGCGTTTGCAGAAACTGGCGGTGCTCTGTGCGGTGGTCGGGGTGGGCAACGAACTGTGGCAGGTGGGCAGCTTCGCCTGGGAGTGCCTGGTGGTGGCCCTGGGGTATCCGCTGTATTTCATGCTGCGCAGGCGGCTCGGCACCGATCACCTTGGCGGGTTGTGGTTCGACATGCTGTTGATGTTGCCCGCTGCCATCTACCTGGTGGCCAGTGGCGGCGCTGTCGGGCAACTGTTTAGCGATCATCCGAAGCTGTATGGACTGGTGCCGCTACTCGGTGCCATCAGCGCGCTGGCGTTGATCAGCTATATCCTGGCCAGCCGCATGCTGAGCTTCGGTCTGTTCGGACTGCTCGGGTATGTGGAGCCGGTGCTGTTGGTGATGGTAGCGTTGTTGCTGGGCGAGACCATCGCATCCCATGAGTGGCTGACCTATGTGCCGATCTGGCTGGCCGTGGCGTTGCTGGTCATGGAGGGTGTGCTGCACTTGCGTGCGCGACGGCGGCAGATACGGGTCGAGAGCCCGTA is part of the Pseudomonas sp. ABC1 genome and encodes:
- a CDS encoding DUF4136 domain-containing protein — translated: MLRQLLLIPALLLLAACQSQTVQRDFDPTRDFSAYRTWSWMEPAVQFRPTDPRIQSGLTEQRIREAVGEQLDQHGLRPASGAADLQVRVWLIVDNRTQQFSSGGGGYWGSPWNPYWGPSIYADNRIIEYQVATLQIDLHDARDGKLVWRGSAEQTLSDRQLSPAERASRIRQIVTRVLAQYPMR
- a CDS encoding TonB-dependent receptor domain-containing protein, whose protein sequence is MSPHASRTLLATAITLATSLHASANTLDLGNVVVSASGFEQKITEAPASISVISQEDLQQKRYSNLAQALEDVEGIDVRQGTGKTGGLNISIRGMPSDYTLILIDGRRQNAAGNVTPNGFNETSTSFMPPMSAIERIEVIRGPMSTLYGSDAMGGVVNIITKKVAAEWGTSISLDHTFQENRDYGESSKTSIYSSGPLIEGLLGLSLRGSLYDRGESDLAFSDDSTVSKRGASPVEGRNNTLGARLTLTPHENHDFSLDFERGRQVYDNDDCQLGNLDGKNGGSATAGCTTNAPTRANGYKDELRFERDQFALTHTARLGFGTLDSSLTHSTTETLGRTIPGIPIGNSYVGFPSIVIGNDRKLKSTDLILDSKLTSSIGDAHTVTVGGQYWDAEVEDGIASEKFQQTSWALFAEDEWRLRHDLALTLGARYEDHEAFGGHVSPRAYLVWNTTDNWTLKGGVSRGYKTPTLNQLHDGINGVTAQGATITIGSPGLDPEISTNTEFGVYYDNLAGFDANATLFHNKFKDKIDSGTPLPNCFSSGSPNLPGCVSYGSGFTQDEFSQSTNIGKALTQGVEVAGHWAFAPAWALAVNYTYTDSEQQSGNNKGAPLSNLAKHMAHARLSWNTTDRLTLWFKGEYRGDRSRFTDRYAQLSAANKAVQDQVGDLKAYEVFHLGGSFKASDNVTLNATLYNMFDKDFTKGTYYTTNTGTTGWASHYIQAAQSTSGTLEEGRRLWLSATIDF
- the rarD gene encoding EamA family transporter RarD encodes the protein MARGVVLSVLASCLFGVLYYYSTLLSPLGGESVFAWRMLLTFPFATLFIVYSGEWKLVSGLFARIRAQPVLLPLLVLSALLLAVQLWLFMWAPLHGRGLQVSLGYFMLPLTMVLAGFLVYREHLSRLQKLAVLCAVVGVGNELWQVGSFAWECLVVALGYPLYFMLRRRLGTDHLGGLWFDMLLMLPAAIYLVASGGAVGQLFSDHPKLYGLVPLLGAISALALISYILASRMLSFGLFGLLGYVEPVLLVMVALLLGETIASHEWLTYVPIWLAVALLVMEGVLHLRARRRQIRVESP
- a CDS encoding PepSY-associated TM helix domain-containing protein, which translates into the protein MRLWLGTLRQWHWISSALCLVGMLLFAITGITLNHAAQIESRPRISQHEARLPGDLQARLLEHPPTQGLPTELRTWLEDEVDAALLAGEAEWSDGELYIALSRPGGDAWLSLALESGELEYESTDRGWVAYFNDLHKGRHSGTAWSWFIDLFAVACVIFSITGLLLLQRHAAGRPSTWPLVGLGLVLPLLLALLFIH
- a CDS encoding sulfite reductase flavoprotein subunit alpha; translation: MPASRTWTRHVPWAACLLLGVVLLVWQPAREMSASLVVLAYLGLCLDTWRRHRRPPVPATGGDLLIAYASQGGQALQIARNSAAQLQDAGVYSPVLSLEQLEPRQLRDYRQVLFIVSTYGEGEAPDSAARFERQLQAGKHALRDLHYAVLALGDNQYTHFCAFGRRLDTELRAQGALPLFDRLEADRCDAGTLRHWQQQLGHLSGSQDFSDWQAPDYQPWTLVERRCLNPGSAGAPLYLLTLQAKHGDWQAGDIAEIGPRHAEADVQALLQRLEHDPLAVLKNGETLGQALARRRLPTDMDSLRGLSPQALFDHLEPLPHREYSIASVPADGHLQLLVRQVQGRNGHPGLGSGWLCLHAPVGGDIDLRIRSNPGFHGPASTTPMILIGNGSGLAGLRAHLRERQRSQNAAPNWLLFGERNRAHDFLCQQELCDWLRDGHLQRLDLAFSRDQPERRYVQHVLRDNADELRRWVDKGAALYLCGSLEGMGREVQQILAGVLGEAKLQQLDNQGRYRRDLY
- a CDS encoding DUF2271 domain-containing protein, yielding MRKHLLLPLALFSAPLWAASLEVTVEIPRLQVAEYHRPYVAIWLQNADQSHRANLAVWYDVKMQDKEGEKWLNDLRQWWRRSGRSLELPVDGVSGATRPVGSHSLTFDDSRAPLKDLPAGEYYLVVEAAREVGGREQVRIPFTWPIEQPQQHGAQGNSELGALSLELTP
- a CDS encoding DUF4198 domain-containing protein, producing MKPIIKWTAVALAACLPFSAQAHRAWLLPSATVLSGEAPWVTVDAAVSNDLFYFEHFPLRLQGIGNLDQQAPGARPRPAAQLQLFAPDGSPAKAENGSIGRYRSTFDVELKQKGTYKIAVANSGLFASWKENGEHRRWMGSAERFAKEVPSKASDLKVSQSDTRMEVFVTSGNPTETVLKTTGKGLELAPITHPNDLFAGETAEFAFLLDGKPAAGVEISVIPGGNRYRDDLGEINLKTDAQGKVAITWPTAGMYWLEAELKTSAGVVKPASERRASYSATLEVLPQ